GCGTAACTTCTAGTTAAGCGTTACAGTTGACGCGCTAGGACGAGCTTGAGTCGAGAGTGCAGGGAATTGATGTCCGCTGTCGCTAACTATCGTTGCAACAGATCGAGTAACTTATGTAATGGTACATCTAGCAACTGGGTGGAAGAAACCAAGACGTAATCTATACAATTTCATCAATCCAGCTTTGAATCTTGTTAATCAGCTTTGGTGGGTTAGGTTGAATATCCTTCAAGGGTTGCTCAATAGACTGGTTGGTAATCCAAGCAATGTGAATCCCCAAATCTGCATCAGCAAGTTTTTGACAGAATGCGATCGCTTCCTCTGTTGGCTCGTGAAAACCGTTAGTGTCTTTGATGTACAAAACCAAAGCTAGGTTTGGGCGCTGCAACTTGTCTTGAATCTCGAAGAGGTGTTGTTGGAGTTCAGCATCACTCGTGACAGTGGGAGGTTTCCCTGGAATTTTGACAGCGTGATGCTTGTAGATTTTGTTGCAGAGTTTTTGCGCGATCGCTCCTTGTTCTGTCTCTCCTTTCAGGGATAGTAAGTTGACTGCTAAGGGATAAGTGTAGTCAGTGGGTTGCAGTTCGTTAAAATCTAGGTTCTGGGCTTCGAGGATTTGAGCATCAGGAGAGTTACCAACAGGAATGTTGTCAGGTGCTTCGGGATGGGTAGTGGTAGATGGCCTGTGCCATGCTTCATAAAAATCTGCGTAACTCATGTTTTGGGCGCAGTGCCAAAGGATGCCTTCGCAATATAGGCTGCAATCATGCCCATTTTCCTTATTGTGTTCTTGGTTACAGTTTCTTAAGGCAGCAACTACTGAAGGAAATTTACTTGAGATTAAAATCCTTTTCAAGTGCGGAGCAGCATCCTCGCAGATTATACTATCCTGACTATTACAAAGTAGGTAAACTAAAGAGTCGATCCATTCTGAGTCTCCATATTCTGGTATGTTTTCTCTTATAGCAAAATTAATATTTTTATCTTTGGTTTTGTTAAATGTTTCAATTAGTATAGTTACGGATTCCACTAGGCTAGGTTGGTATCTAATCAAGATAGCAGCCAATCTCCAACGAGTAACTTCATTTTGACTTTTATGTAATAGTTCAGTTAGAAAAATCATCTGTTCATCATTCTCTTGGTAGAGTTCCCAAATACCCATAATTAAGGATTCAAAAAGGTGATCATCCTGAGTAGTTAGCAGGATACTGATTAGAGTATGAAACGCTTCTGGATTACCAGGATTAGCTGCTGCCAATCCGAAAGCAACCGAACTTCGTAGTGCTTCATCCTCGCTTGACCGCAACTTTTCGGTCAAGGCATCGATTAGATCCGGGTTGCCAACACCAATTTGATATTCAAAAATATTCTCAACTATACAGATATCAATCTCATTACTACTTTTACTGATACGAATTAGTTTAGCTAGGGCATAAATAAATAATTGAAAATTTTCTTCAATAGATAAATCATCTATAACACTCTTAACTATTGTAGGACTCTGGGTTGTATATATTAACTCTGTCAATGTGGAAGTTGCTAGAGGATTATCTGGCTCAATGAACTGTAAACTACTAGCAGCGTGGTAGCGAAACTGTTCATTTTTAGTAGAATAGAGTATTGCAGTTAAGGTTTTTTTTATAGCATCTGGGTTTCTCCT
This genomic window from Funiculus sociatus GB2-C1 contains:
- a CDS encoding HEAT repeat domain-containing protein — translated: MAAASIAEFSQCSLVYEILLEITFLGFGIFDSKNKKWITFPTVAEEAKAVLRETHRQLAISVLKCLLNTIACDELRLEIALYLGDNFLVDQEIIELIIQLMSPFGQQISRRRGKDIRQNARCKFMKIAIENPKVIAIMIHIIKTSQNNKNKQIYSSLLYEIGNEETEGTVLLKRWMHKSADEKIKFLLSDILQKIQVNKSRTICTYRIKPKTPEEVANLVHEAKDEKDEEICCIAIRELSYDRRNPDAIKKTLTAILYSTKNEQFRYHAASSLQFIEPDNPLATSTLTELIYTTQSPTIVKSVIDDLSIEENFQLFIYALAKLIRISKSSNEIDICIVENIFEYQIGVGNPDLIDALTEKLRSSEDEALRSSVAFGLAAANPGNPEAFHTLISILLTTQDDHLFESLIMGIWELYQENDEQMIFLTELLHKSQNEVTRWRLAAILIRYQPSLVESVTILIETFNKTKDKNINFAIRENIPEYGDSEWIDSLVYLLCNSQDSIICEDAAPHLKRILISSKFPSVVAALRNCNQEHNKENGHDCSLYCEGILWHCAQNMSYADFYEAWHRPSTTTHPEAPDNIPVGNSPDAQILEAQNLDFNELQPTDYTYPLAVNLLSLKGETEQGAIAQKLCNKIYKHHAVKIPGKPPTVTSDAELQQHLFEIQDKLQRPNLALVLYIKDTNGFHEPTEEAIAFCQKLADADLGIHIAWITNQSIEQPLKDIQPNPPKLINKIQSWIDEIV